In Hahella sp. HNIBRBA332, the genomic window GTCGCGCGCTTCGCCACAGCATGGTCATGACCCACTCAGCCCGCGCACAGCGCGCAGATTGCGCACGCTGTCCGCATCAATGGAAAGCTGGAACGACTGCCGCGCCTGATCTACTTTACCCATCATCATCAGGCATTCTCCCTGGGTCGCCAGCAGGTCGGCGCGCAGGCTGGAGCCTTGAATTCGTTCGAGCGAAGCGGAAACGCTGGACAGGCAGCTTTCCGGCACGCCCTGGCGGATATAGGCGAGACTGGCCATCGCCCGCAGGGTGTCGCTTTCAGGATAGACCCTCAGCATTTCCTGCAACGCCAGCAAGGCCTCATCCCATTGTTCGTGACGGTAGTTACGACTGATGACCCGGTCAGTCAGGATGGTGAGACGGCGTTTGGTATGGTGCGCCACATAAGGAAAGAACTCATCTTCGCGGCGGTGTTGCAGGGCCGTATGCAGCGTGTCCAGCGCTTCCTGGCGCTTGCCTGCGGTTTCCAACTGCGCCGATTGATAGAGCGCGGCGGCGGGGTTTTCCGGTTTGAACACTATGGCGTTCAATTGTGAGAAAAGCCGGCTGGCCTGCTCGGAGTAAGTCAGCAGGGGATCGAGCTTGAAAGCGATGACCATGGCGCCAAATGCGGACGCCGGATTACCCTCAGTCAGACGCCACTGCGCGTCCTGCCTGTATTTCGCCGCCTGCATGGGCGCATAGAGCGTCAACGCCAGCGGGGTGGCCAGTATGAGCAGCGCAATGGGATAGAAGCGCAGGCGCGCCTTGGACAACGTCATCATGAAGAGAATGGCCGCGGCGCCAGTGGATATATACCAACCCCATTCCAGACACAGAAAGGCCAGCTCCAGGCGGCCGCCCAATGAATCAAAGTTGGCGGTGTCGGGCAGGGCGATGGCCTGGCCCTTATTCGGCGTGAAGAAGGAATTGAAGAAACGCTTCAGCGTGCGATAGTCCTCAATATTGTCGGCGTAGGTTGGCAAGGTATGGAGGTCGAGGGCGACGAGGTAA contains:
- a CDS encoding tol-pal system YbgF family protein, encoding MKMQAGVQASLILAMLGAFLAPWINLPFAGGESGVQYAASMALSHPDMLGPVLLLLIAAPLLAISVHFNKPNLALTSAAFALAFLVCVPGYLVALDLHTLPTYADNIEDYRTLKRFFNSFFTPNKGQAIALPDTANFDSLGGRLELAFLCLEWGWYISTGAAAILFMMTLSKARLRFYPIALLILATPLALTLYAPMQAAKYRQDAQWRLTEGNPASAFGAMVIAFKLDPLLTYSEQASRLFSQLNAIVFKPENPAAALYQSAQLETAGKRQEALDTLHTALQHRREDEFFPYVAHHTKRRLTILTDRVISRNYRHEQWDEALLALQEMLRVYPESDTLRAMASLAYIRQGVPESCLSSVSASLERIQGSSLRADLLATQGECLMMMGKVDQARQSFQLSIDADSVRNLRAVRGLSGS